One Arcobacter sp. F155 DNA window includes the following coding sequences:
- the asnB gene encoding asparagine synthase (glutamine-hydrolyzing), with translation MCGITGAINFKNIKENDKEYVEKFNSSISHRGPDASGMWSDENVVFGHVRLSIIDLSTGSNQPMLSHDEDIVIVFNGEIYNHEEIKKEFKDEFVFKTDHSDTEVIIYAYKKWGIEALQKFTGMFAIALYDKVKQKVYLVRDRFGKKPFYFTTVDDTLYFSSENQAFFESGLIKKEFNDEAIYHYLTFLTVPAPQTFFKNVSKIEAGYYYEISSSGMSKHKYWDIADYLNTKNSCSYDEAKEQTEKLLETAMKYRNVADVTISIALSGGLDSSLNLFYTKQNRSDEISTINISYEKTSKFDESVIAEKYSKEMGVKYLPNQISEQDFIDWIEEYLSISKDIPTGDPNTALMYGISKIVRENGFKVLLVGEGGDEIGGYPIYDKLVKLDKYMKFIPESLSRIITKLPFPNKIKKKVNSVLENPVYARRFIFGFSENQKSKFWKKNKGYDSYKIIKKISDEINIDSKDSFLRKVLNVEYKLRLAELLLPRVDYPSMAASIEARSPFMDHTLVEYSASLPWSIKMKHGAKTIIKDIAKDKLPEYIVNAPKVGFGMLLNPFLQDTMPVWFKNDILDKNSPIKEYIKDEFLEDIYSKHCQSKNYGYQLWILYSLNIWMVNNG, from the coding sequence ATGTGTGGAATAACAGGTGCAATAAATTTTAAAAATATTAAAGAAAATGATAAAGAGTATGTAGAAAAATTTAATAGTTCTATCTCTCACAGAGGACCAGATGCAAGTGGAATGTGGAGTGATGAAAATGTGGTTTTTGGACATGTACGACTTTCGATAATAGATTTATCAACAGGTTCAAATCAGCCTATGCTAAGTCATGATGAAGATATTGTAATAGTTTTTAATGGTGAGATATACAATCATGAAGAGATAAAAAAAGAGTTCAAAGATGAGTTTGTATTTAAAACTGATCACTCAGATACTGAAGTGATTATTTATGCTTATAAAAAATGGGGTATAGAAGCTCTGCAAAAGTTTACAGGTATGTTCGCAATAGCTTTATATGACAAGGTTAAACAAAAAGTATATTTAGTAAGAGATAGATTTGGTAAAAAACCTTTTTATTTTACAACGGTAGATGATACACTCTACTTTTCTTCTGAAAATCAAGCTTTTTTTGAAAGTGGACTGATAAAAAAAGAGTTTAATGATGAAGCTATATATCATTATCTTACTTTTTTAACTGTTCCTGCACCGCAAACATTTTTTAAAAATGTATCTAAAATTGAAGCTGGATATTATTATGAGATATCAAGTTCTGGTATGAGTAAACATAAGTATTGGGATATAGCTGATTATCTAAATACCAAGAATAGTTGTAGCTACGATGAAGCTAAGGAACAGACTGAAAAGTTGTTAGAAACTGCTATGAAGTATAGAAATGTAGCTGATGTAACTATCTCTATAGCTCTTAGTGGAGGGCTAGATAGTTCGCTCAATCTTTTTTATACTAAACAAAACAGAAGTGATGAGATATCTACTATAAATATCTCATATGAAAAAACTTCAAAATTTGATGAGTCGGTGATAGCTGAAAAATACTCTAAAGAGATGGGTGTAAAATACTTGCCAAATCAAATCTCAGAGCAAGATTTTATAGACTGGATAGAAGAGTATTTGAGCATCTCAAAAGATATACCAACAGGTGATCCAAATACGGCTTTGATGTATGGTATATCAAAAATAGTAAGAGAAAATGGATTTAAAGTTTTACTTGTGGGAGAAGGTGGAGATGAGATAGGTGGATACCCTATTTATGATAAACTTGTAAAGCTTGATAAGTATATGAAATTTATTCCAGAGAGTTTGTCAAGGATTATTACCAAACTTCCATTTCCAAATAAAATAAAGAAGAAAGTAAACAGTGTTTTAGAAAACCCAGTTTATGCACGAAGGTTTATATTTGGTTTTTCTGAAAATCAAAAATCAAAATTTTGGAAGAAAAATAAAGGTTACGACTCATACAAGATTATCAAAAAGATAAGTGATGAGATAAATATAGACTCTAAAGATAGTTTTTTACGAAAAGTTTTAAATGTAGAATATAAGCTTAGACTTGCAGAACTATTACTTCCAAGAGTTGATTATCCAAGCATGGCTGCAAGTATAGAAGCGAGAAGTCCTTTTATGGATCATACATTGGTGGAATATAGTGCATCACTACCGTGGAGTATAAAAATGAAGCATGGAGCAAAGACTATTATCAAAGATATTGCCAAAGATAAATTACCTGAGTATATTGTAAATGCTCCAAAAGTAGGATTTGGGATGCTTCTAAATCCATTTTTACAAGATACTATGCCAGTGTGGTTTAAAAATGATATTTTAGATAAAAACTCACCTATAAAAGAGTATATCAAAGATGAATTTCTTGAAGATATTTACAGTAAACACTGCCAAAGTAAAAACTATGGGTATCAACTGTGGATACTATATTCACTCAATATTTGGATGGTAAATAATGGATAA
- a CDS encoding class I SAM-dependent methyltransferase gives MSYKKDLFEKYHSIHGANIDSSIEAKVNYYEKYFRSFYEKYFPKDKQINILEIGCNKGFLLNVLEKRNYKNLFGIDLSHEDLEYAKKINSSSTFLENIDAFEYCANNKNKFDVIIIKAVLEHIDKEKIFPLIKLMRESLTEQGVLIIDVPNMDWLFATHERYMDFTHEVGFTRESLSQVTLNFFDRVEVFTAGNIFNTKKGKVVHFIAKKIMGLLLRALDPEGHATAWNDRNLIAICKK, from the coding sequence ATGTCTTATAAAAAAGATTTATTTGAAAAATATCACAGCATTCATGGAGCCAATATTGATTCATCTATAGAGGCAAAAGTTAATTATTATGAAAAATATTTTAGAAGTTTTTATGAAAAATACTTTCCAAAAGATAAACAAATTAATATTTTAGAAATAGGTTGTAACAAAGGATTTTTACTAAATGTTTTAGAGAAAAGAAATTATAAAAATTTATTTGGAATAGATTTATCTCATGAGGACTTAGAATACGCAAAAAAAATCAATAGCAGTAGCACATTTTTAGAAAATATAGATGCTTTTGAATATTGTGCAAATAATAAAAATAAATTTGATGTAATTATTATAAAAGCCGTTTTAGAACATATTGATAAAGAAAAAATATTTCCACTTATCAAATTAATGAGAGAATCATTAACTGAACAAGGTGTTCTAATAATTGATGTTCCAAATATGGATTGGTTATTTGCTACACATGAACGATATATGGATTTTACTCATGAGGTTGGATTCACAAGGGAGTCATTATCTCAAGTAACACTTAACTTTTTTGATAGAGTTGAAGTTTTTACAGCTGGTAATATTTTTAATACAAAAAAGGGGAAAGTAGTACACTTTATAGCAAAAAAAATAATGGGACTATTATTGAGAGCATTAGATCCAGAAGGTCACGCTACTGCGTGGAATGATAGAAATTTAATTGCAATTTGTAAAAAGTAA
- a CDS encoding glycosyltransferase: protein MSKPKIEITIPVLNEQDTLKTQIEKILSFINKECNKYGEIRLVIADNGSTDKTQEFSKELEANNSQIRYLRLEQRGVGRALKASWQSSTADIVGYMDLDLATDLKHLHQVFDALLNKNFEIVAGTRLAKESVVIGRTPLRNFTSKVFNKILNFKFNGNFTDGMCGFKFLKRTILNDLIRNGADNDGWFFSTELLVVADYKKYKILDLPVVWTDDPNSKVKIIKLSIEYLKAMNILKKRLENNK, encoded by the coding sequence ATGTCAAAACCAAAAATTGAAATAACTATTCCAGTTTTGAACGAGCAAGATACACTCAAAACGCAGATTGAAAAGATCTTAAGTTTTATAAATAAGGAGTGTAATAAATATGGAGAAATTAGATTAGTAATTGCAGATAACGGTTCTACAGATAAAACTCAAGAGTTTTCAAAAGAATTAGAAGCAAATAACTCTCAAATAAGATATTTAAGACTAGAACAAAGAGGAGTTGGAAGAGCACTTAAAGCATCATGGCAAAGTAGTACAGCGGATATAGTTGGTTATATGGATTTGGACTTGGCTACCGATTTAAAACATTTACATCAAGTTTTTGATGCATTATTAAATAAAAATTTTGAAATAGTTGCAGGTACAAGATTAGCAAAAGAGTCTGTCGTTATAGGACGAACTCCCTTAAGAAACTTTACTAGTAAAGTATTTAATAAAATTTTGAATTTTAAATTTAATGGAAATTTTACAGATGGAATGTGTGGATTTAAGTTTTTAAAAAGAACTATATTAAATGATTTAATTAGAAATGGAGCAGATAATGATGGTTGGTTTTTTTCAACAGAACTTTTAGTTGTAGCTGATTATAAGAAGTACAAAATACTTGACTTGCCAGTTGTTTGGACAGATGATCCAAACTCTAAAGTAAAAATTATAAAGTTATCTATTGAGTATCTTAAAGCGATGAATATATTGAAAAAAAGATTGGAAAATAATAAATGA
- a CDS encoding aldo/keto reductase: MNNIEKRLILGTALWGWGVSKKEAFLILDNYVENGGLYIDCATNYPINKNIKDYGLALLWIEEWIKINNKKLFIIVKVGSIDNLGTPNFDLSSNNILTVSKRLTDIFGDSLGCISVHWDNRIENKDFKLVQETVIALKEIKEKNNLSIGLSGIKNPRFYYEAMPDLVDDWIIQCKENFLTQEARLNYQEYFPLAKYYAYGINMGGIKLSDEKSVSARIREINYSSKLKEVISTSLQDNQIIDNGLSTVNDLNMAFIFLNTIYNGIIIGPRTVEQLISTFKTWDVLSNLDSNKLNQLKLFIDNLHSRIKEIE, translated from the coding sequence ATGAATAATATTGAAAAAAGATTAATTCTGGGAACAGCATTGTGGGGATGGGGTGTTTCAAAAAAAGAAGCTTTTTTAATTTTAGACAATTATGTGGAAAATGGTGGTTTATATATTGATTGTGCAACTAATTATCCAATAAATAAAAATATAAAAGATTATGGTTTGGCTTTATTATGGATAGAAGAGTGGATTAAAATCAATAATAAAAAATTGTTTATAATTGTAAAAGTAGGCTCTATTGATAATTTAGGTACACCTAATTTTGATTTATCAAGCAATAATATATTAACAGTTTCTAAAAGACTTACAGATATTTTTGGTGATTCTTTGGGATGTATATCAGTACATTGGGATAATAGAATAGAAAATAAAGATTTTAAATTAGTACAAGAAACTGTAATTGCTCTAAAAGAAATTAAAGAAAAAAACAATTTATCTATAGGATTATCAGGTATTAAAAATCCAAGATTTTATTATGAAGCGATGCCAGATTTAGTAGATGATTGGATTATACAATGTAAAGAGAATTTTTTAACTCAAGAAGCAAGATTAAATTATCAAGAATATTTTCCCCTTGCAAAATATTATGCATATGGAATCAATATGGGAGGAATTAAACTTTCAGATGAGAAATCAGTTTCAGCACGAATAAGAGAAATTAATTACTCTAGTAAGCTAAAAGAGGTAATATCAACTAGTTTACAAGATAATCAAATCATAGATAATGGTTTAAGTACTGTAAATGACTTAAATATGGCATTCATTTTTCTCAATACTATTTATAACGGAATTATAATAGGTCCTAGAACAGTTGAACAGTTAATTTCAACATTTAAAACATGGGATGTTTTATCCAATTTAGACTCTAATAAATTAAATCAATTAAAATTATTTATAGATAACTTACATTCAAGGATTAAGGAAATTGAATAA
- a CDS encoding alginate lyase family protein produces the protein MNLKFIINKALTIPPHIFIKKVYCVTIRKIRHIVKKRKDFVFTTYINNSNSRVKKSYIVLDDLKNIDDKNLKEISKLYLEHRFDLLGSGWVKNSYDCEAIGVEGNRYYQNEKFEITNLVSKPSVQHSKKIYSLVDDGYEPIDWQKDFKSGFRWSANEWYLNQRNSLAGVDIKVPWEIGRLQHLPQFAINCVSGYDELLIKEFRNQICDFIALNPPRFGVQWTCTMDVGIRVANMLLAYDIFKQMDKTNILDKEFDRAFSQSVYEYGVHIVNNLEYGENLTSNHYLSDIVGLLFVASYLECNDEINRWLGFAVQEVINEMQKQFYEDGSNFEASTSYHRLSSEFMVFATALILGLDKEKCEALQNYKTDNWKVQPKLKSYKEQEYKIIDNKVVLPSWYIDRLYKSGKFTKDITKPTSEIVQFGDNDSGRFFRLSPNGEWLNKEQAISKYKNLENYNQDDEKYWDENVLNHQTLLCAMGGLFEEKKFDTSFQIEKKIIESLAKNRKLDIPSFELKIVKQNNKIFDDLEYSTTKIFDLPLKDDKSLLDNLKFIAYQDTGIYLFKSDRVYLAIWAGSNGQKGNGGHAHNDKLSFELNIDSEDIIVDAGTYLYTPLPNRRNQFRSTKAHNALVVENEEQNEWLDGRYGLFSMKNQSKCYLLDYGENFVNVAVEYRGIKQRRKFTIEKEKIIIENYSNKKFSENYNDFKLYSNGYGKLVSI, from the coding sequence ATGAACCTAAAATTTATAATAAATAAAGCCCTAACAATACCACCGCATATATTTATTAAAAAAGTATATTGTGTAACGATACGAAAGATTAGACATATTGTCAAAAAAAGAAAAGACTTTGTATTTACAACTTATATAAACAACAGTAATTCAAGAGTAAAAAAATCCTATATTGTTTTGGATGATTTAAAAAATATAGACGATAAAAATCTCAAAGAAATTTCAAAACTTTATCTTGAACATCGATTTGATTTGCTTGGAAGTGGTTGGGTGAAAAATAGTTATGATTGTGAGGCTATTGGAGTTGAAGGAAACAGATACTATCAAAATGAAAAATTTGAAATTACTAATCTAGTATCAAAACCTAGTGTCCAGCATTCTAAAAAGATTTATTCTTTGGTAGATGATGGTTATGAGCCAATAGATTGGCAAAAAGATTTTAAAAGTGGATTTAGGTGGAGTGCGAATGAGTGGTATCTCAATCAGAGAAATTCACTTGCAGGTGTAGATATAAAAGTACCTTGGGAGATAGGGAGATTACAGCATTTGCCTCAATTTGCAATAAATTGTGTATCAGGGTATGATGAATTATTGATAAAAGAGTTTAGAAATCAAATATGCGATTTTATAGCTTTAAATCCTCCTCGCTTTGGGGTGCAGTGGACATGTACGATGGATGTAGGCATTAGAGTGGCTAATATGCTATTGGCTTATGATATTTTTAAACAAATGGATAAAACAAATATTTTAGATAAAGAGTTCGATAGAGCATTTTCACAATCTGTGTATGAATATGGTGTACATATAGTAAACAATCTTGAATATGGTGAAAATCTTACTTCAAATCATTACCTTAGTGATATAGTAGGTTTACTGTTTGTAGCTTCTTATTTGGAGTGCAATGATGAGATAAACAGATGGCTTGGCTTTGCGGTACAAGAAGTGATAAATGAGATGCAAAAACAGTTTTATGAAGATGGAAGTAACTTTGAGGCAAGCACAAGTTACCATAGACTTAGTTCAGAGTTTATGGTGTTTGCTACAGCATTGATACTAGGACTTGATAAAGAAAAATGTGAAGCACTACAAAACTATAAAACAGATAACTGGAAAGTGCAACCAAAACTCAAATCATATAAAGAGCAAGAGTATAAAATAATAGACAATAAAGTTGTACTACCTAGTTGGTATATTGATAGACTTTATAAAAGTGGAAAGTTTACAAAAGATATTACAAAACCAACAAGTGAGATAGTTCAGTTTGGAGATAATGATAGCGGAAGATTTTTTAGACTAAGTCCAAATGGAGAATGGTTAAATAAAGAGCAAGCTATATCTAAATATAAAAATCTTGAAAACTATAATCAAGATGATGAAAAGTATTGGGATGAAAATGTTCTGAATCATCAAACTTTATTATGTGCTATGGGTGGTTTGTTTGAAGAGAAAAAATTTGATACAAGTTTTCAAATAGAAAAAAAGATTATTGAATCTCTAGCAAAAAATAGGAAGTTGGATATTCCAAGTTTTGAGTTAAAAATAGTAAAACAAAATAATAAAATTTTTGATGATTTAGAGTATTCAACTACTAAAATTTTCGATTTACCTTTAAAAGACGATAAGTCGCTGTTGGACAATCTAAAATTCATAGCATACCAAGACACTGGAATCTATTTATTCAAATCAGACAGAGTCTATCTCGCTATTTGGGCAGGTTCAAACGGGCAAAAAGGAAATGGCGGACACGCTCACAATGATAAGCTTTCTTTTGAACTAAATATTGATAGTGAAGATATTATCGTAGATGCAGGAACATATCTCTACACACCTCTTCCAAATAGAAGAAATCAGTTTAGAAGTACAAAAGCTCACAATGCTTTGGTAGTAGAAAATGAAGAACAAAATGAGTGGCTAGACGGAAGATACGGTCTTTTTAGTATGAAAAATCAGTCAAAGTGTTATTTGTTAGACTATGGAGAAAATTTTGTTAATGTAGCTGTAGAGTACCGAGGCATAAAACAAAGAAGAAAATTCACAATTGAAAAAGAGAAAATAATAATAGAAAACTACAGTAATAAAAAATTTAGTGAAAACTACAATGATTTTAAACTCTATTCAAATGGATATGGAAAGTTGGTGAGTATATGA
- a CDS encoding glycosyltransferase translates to MDKKQILFLLSHQPNPRFVKQIKHLATSNDVSVIYFYRDYMKDLSDEYNSSCKLNENIASISNGNYLQRIGKYLQSVQKLYKILKVNKYDTLIVNNIDTLAFFKICTLFQKTNTKIVIEISDLRSHTYTNSLKSKVMRAIEQFMFRFVDKLIVTSPKFYDMYYSKIFNGKWFLLENKPLSTLLPQKVKKINNNKVVIGIVGLLLQGKPYEILFETVKNDDRFEVHIYGKGTYQKLVEEYAYKYNNIKYFGEYNFFQDSAKIYASLDILYMPYDTTNGSLNNKIALPNKLYEAMYFQVPIITSSGTYLGELVEEYRIGETIKCCDKENLIKFIENLNYNEISENFKSLQSNKYLADEDYIKLGDFLNE, encoded by the coding sequence ATGGATAAAAAACAGATACTATTTTTACTTTCACATCAGCCAAATCCTAGATTTGTAAAGCAGATAAAACACTTAGCTACTTCAAATGATGTAAGTGTGATTTACTTTTATCGTGATTATATGAAAGATTTATCAGATGAGTATAATAGTAGCTGTAAGTTAAATGAAAATATAGCAAGCATATCAAATGGAAACTATCTTCAGCGAATAGGTAAATATTTACAATCTGTACAAAAGTTATACAAAATATTAAAAGTTAATAAATATGATACATTAATTGTAAACAATATAGATACATTGGCATTTTTTAAAATATGTACACTTTTCCAAAAAACTAATACAAAAATAGTGATTGAGATATCAGACCTACGAAGTCATACCTATACAAATAGTTTAAAATCAAAAGTGATGAGAGCAATTGAGCAGTTTATGTTCAGGTTTGTAGATAAGCTTATAGTAACTTCGCCAAAATTTTATGATATGTATTATAGTAAAATATTTAATGGTAAGTGGTTTTTGTTAGAAAATAAACCTTTATCAACTTTATTACCCCAAAAAGTTAAAAAAATAAACAATAATAAAGTTGTTATAGGAATAGTTGGACTTCTTTTGCAGGGAAAACCTTATGAAATACTTTTTGAAACTGTGAAAAATGATGATAGATTTGAAGTACATATATATGGAAAAGGGACTTATCAAAAACTAGTAGAAGAGTATGCATATAAATATAATAATATAAAATATTTTGGAGAGTACAATTTTTTTCAAGATAGTGCAAAGATATATGCGAGTCTTGATATACTTTATATGCCTTATGATACTACTAATGGGTCTTTAAACAACAAGATAGCACTGCCAAACAAACTGTATGAAGCTATGTATTTTCAGGTGCCTATTATTACTAGTAGTGGCACATATTTAGGTGAGCTTGTAGAAGAGTATCGTATAGGTGAGACTATAAAGTGTTGTGATAAAGAAAATCTAATAAAATTTATAGAAAATCTTAACTATAACGAAATTTCTGAGAATTTTAAGAGCTTGCAATCAAATAAATATTTAGCAGATGAAGACTATATAAAATTAGGTGATTTTTTAAATGAATGA
- a CDS encoding glycosyltransferase family 4 protein produces the protein MKNKIFISIYRFDEEYLTFINDNFKESENVFVSLFELKNKGIKNLIKEFISYKKYDEVVIVFNDENYFLVQDLFYTLSLSIFSLNITRILPDKRQEKVSLLKRISSVFKMIGSAIETKKLVKKIASDIRVKNQKSKIKLDMNSKVFYLKTNLSFGTKAGGSLGHISGVVNSLAKKSDLTYISAEIPIMIDESIKKEKIYLNDVVYSVPYELNSIKINEAFLNQVDELMLANKPEVIYQRLTLFNYAGAYLSNKYKVPLIVEYNGSEVWVQNNWGTDGLKYSKLALDMEKYVLNSADTIITVSQVLQDELIERGFDKDKIVFYPNCIDERVYDYKNFQEPNKVTLREKLGFNKNDKIFTFIGTFGAWHGVEFLANSIVRLVQDHKQELDNSNVKFLLIGDGLLGEKVRSLLGTEDIKSYVKLTGLIPQKEAPIYLSISDCFLSPHIKQKGKFIGSPTKLFEYMAFAKPIIASNLDQIGEVFADKLYANELDKFNTIKSDSAIVYEPDNYDEFIKSILFVATKGNEIENIGKNAYEMAMEKYTWDVHVDKIVEKFNNA, from the coding sequence ATGAAAAATAAAATTTTTATATCGATTTATAGGTTTGATGAAGAGTATCTAACTTTTATAAATGATAATTTTAAAGAGAGTGAAAATGTTTTTGTATCACTTTTTGAGCTTAAAAATAAAGGGATAAAAAATCTTATAAAAGAGTTTATATCTTATAAAAAATATGACGAGGTTGTTATAGTCTTTAATGATGAGAACTATTTTTTAGTACAAGATCTTTTTTATACCTTAAGCCTTAGTATTTTTAGTTTAAATATCACTAGAATATTGCCTGATAAAAGACAAGAAAAAGTTTCATTATTAAAAAGAATCAGTTCTGTATTTAAGATGATAGGTAGTGCGATTGAAACAAAAAAATTAGTTAAAAAAATAGCGAGTGATATTAGAGTAAAAAATCAAAAATCAAAAATCAAACTTGATATGAATAGTAAAGTTTTTTATTTAAAAACAAATCTAAGTTTTGGCACAAAAGCTGGAGGTAGTTTGGGTCATATCTCTGGTGTGGTTAACTCTTTGGCAAAAAAATCAGACTTGACATACATATCTGCCGAAATACCGATAATGATAGATGAGAGTATAAAAAAAGAAAAAATATATTTAAATGATGTGGTATATAGTGTTCCTTATGAGCTTAATAGTATAAAAATAAATGAAGCTTTTTTAAATCAAGTGGATGAGTTAATGTTAGCTAACAAACCAGAAGTGATTTACCAAAGGCTTACACTTTTTAATTATGCAGGAGCATATCTTTCAAATAAGTATAAAGTTCCTTTGATAGTGGAATACAATGGCTCAGAGGTGTGGGTACAAAACAACTGGGGAACTGATGGTTTGAAATATTCTAAATTAGCTTTGGATATGGAAAAGTATGTTTTAAATAGTGCAGATACTATTATCACTGTTTCACAAGTTTTACAAGACGAACTAATCGAGAGAGGGTTTGATAAAGATAAAATCGTATTTTATCCAAACTGTATAGATGAGAGAGTATATGACTATAAAAACTTCCAAGAACCTAATAAGGTAACTTTGAGAGAAAAGTTAGGCTTCAATAAAAATGATAAAATATTTACATTTATAGGAACTTTTGGTGCATGGCATGGTGTGGAATTTTTGGCAAATAGCATAGTTCGATTGGTTCAAGATCATAAGCAAGAGTTAGATAATTCTAATGTTAAATTCTTACTTATAGGTGATGGTCTTCTAGGTGAAAAAGTAAGAAGCTTACTAGGAACAGAAGATATAAAAAGTTATGTAAAGCTTACAGGGCTTATACCGCAAAAAGAAGCTCCGATTTATCTAAGTATATCTGACTGTTTTTTATCACCACATATAAAGCAAAAAGGAAAATTTATAGGAAGCCCTACGAAACTTTTTGAATATATGGCATTTGCTAAACCAATCATCGCTAGTAATCTTGACCAGATAGGGGAAGTTTTTGCAGATAAGTTATATGCAAATGAGTTAGATAAGTTTAACACTATTAAAAGCGATAGTGCAATAGTTTATGAACCTGACAACTATGATGAATTTATAAAGTCAATATTATTTGTTGCTACAAAAGGTAATGAGATAGAAAATATTGGTAAAAATGCTTATGAAATGGCTATGGAAAAATATACATGGGATGTGCATGTTGATAAAATAGTTGAGAAGTTCAATAATGCTTGA
- a CDS encoding GtrA family protein, with protein MNNIKEVFRYVLAGLINTAVGYGVFLFLVYFISLSAYYANAIGYFFGLCTAFILNKYFVFNTTHTSIEHLFKFVISFFIAYTINICVLFICLNILNLSPAVGQIFAMFFYTVSFYILNKFLVFRKEKNG; from the coding sequence TTGAATAATATAAAAGAAGTTTTTCGTTATGTTTTAGCAGGATTAATAAATACTGCTGTAGGATATGGAGTCTTCCTTTTTTTGGTTTATTTTATATCTTTAAGTGCATACTATGCAAATGCTATTGGTTATTTTTTTGGTTTATGCACAGCTTTTATTTTAAACAAATATTTTGTATTTAATACAACACATACATCAATTGAACATTTATTTAAATTTGTTATATCTTTTTTTATTGCTTATACTATTAATATATGTGTCTTGTTTATATGTTTGAATATATTAAATTTATCACCTGCTGTAGGACAAATATTTGCTATGTTTTTTTATACGGTAAGTTTTTATATTTTAAATAAGTTTTTAGTTTTTAGGAAGGAAAAAAATGGCTAA
- a CDS encoding FAD-dependent oxidoreductase → MKKYDCIVIGGGFFGSTLGLFLKEYFDDVLVLEQESDILQRASYVNQARVHMGYHYPRSLVTAFRSLANFPRFIMDFEKAIKSDFDKYYAISKIGSKVNANQFYEIYKKMGAPISKAPAHTKALFNDKLIDEVFRVKEFAFDAKILKEIVLDKYDESGCELRLKTRVNSVEQSGESINVHLEDDEKLNAKFVFNCTYSGLNTVLENSHLPLLNLKHEITEMSLIELPDELKNFSITVMDGPFFSIMPFPSRGLNTLSHVRYTPHGSWIDKEKYNNGYEVLKEYEKKSNFRYMINDAKRYIPLLEDAIYKDSIFEVKTVQVKNEMDDGRPILFTKDYEMKNFSNIMGGKIDNIYEILDTIKETKEFLGVKKRHFWNIFSRI, encoded by the coding sequence TTGAAAAAATATGATTGTATAGTAATTGGCGGTGGTTTTTTTGGTTCCACATTAGGACTTTTTCTAAAAGAATATTTCGATGATGTTCTAGTGCTAGAACAAGAAAGTGATATATTGCAAAGAGCCAGCTATGTAAATCAAGCTAGAGTTCATATGGGGTATCACTATCCTAGAAGTTTAGTGACTGCATTTAGGTCTTTAGCTAATTTTCCAAGGTTTATTATGGATTTTGAAAAAGCAATAAAAAGTGATTTTGATAAATATTATGCTATATCAAAGATAGGTTCAAAAGTAAATGCAAATCAATTTTATGAAATATATAAAAAAATGGGAGCACCTATTAGTAAAGCACCAGCACATACTAAAGCATTGTTTAATGATAAGCTTATTGATGAAGTATTTAGAGTAAAAGAGTTTGCTTTTGATGCAAAAATACTCAAAGAGATAGTTTTAGATAAATATGATGAAAGCGGATGTGAATTAAGATTAAAGACAAGAGTAAACAGTGTAGAGCAAAGTGGTGAGTCTATAAATGTTCATTTAGAAGATGATGAGAAGCTTAATGCAAAGTTTGTATTTAACTGTACATACTCAGGACTCAATACAGTTTTAGAAAACTCACACTTACCACTGCTAAATCTAAAGCATGAAATTACTGAGATGTCTTTGATAGAGCTCCCAGATGAACTTAAAAACTTTTCTATTACAGTGATGGATGGACCATTTTTTTCTATTATGCCTTTTCCTTCAAGAGGACTAAATACTCTAAGTCATGTACGATATACCCCACACGGAAGCTGGATAGACAAAGAAAAATACAACAATGGTTATGAAGTGCTAAAAGAATACGAAAAAAAATCAAACTTTAGATATATGATAAATGATGCAAAAAGATATATTCCGCTTCTTGAAGATGCAATTTATAAGGATAGTATTTTTGAAGTAAAAACAGTACAAGTAAAAAATGAAATGGATGATGGAAGACCAATACTTTTTACAAAAGATTATGAGATGAAAAATTTCTCAAATATCATGGGTGGGAAAATAGATAATATCTATGAAATACTTGACACTATAAAAGAGACAAAAGAGTTTTTAGGTGTTAAAAAAAGACATTTTTGGAATATATTTTCAAGAATTTAA